The nucleotide sequence ATGAATTTGGCGAGCCGGACATCAACGGCGCCATGATCGAGGTGTCGCACAAGGTCTACGGGTTCGACCACTACCACGGTCTGCCGCCGCCGCTCGCCGCCAAGTTTGCCGAGGAGCCCCTTTTGCCGGGCTGGGCGCTGGGCTTGTATGACGCCTGTCTGGGGCCCGCGCTCATTTTGATCGGGGTGGCGCTCTTGATCGGTCTCGCGCCTCGCATCACTCTTTTTGCCCACGGGCTACTCTATGCGAGTTTGTCGGTCGGTTTGATTCTCCTCAACGAAAGCGGCGGCGTCGCCTGGCTCGGGATTCATGTGCTGCTGATTGTGGCGGCGCTGAAACTGGTCGACCATGACCGCGTGGCCGTGCTCCCCAAATGGTAACTCCGATGAATTCCTCCCCCCTTGCATCCCCCGCGCCGTGGTCTCGTCGCGGCTTTCTCAAAACCGGACTCGCCGCCGGTGGCATGGTGATTGCGGCACCGAGCATCATGCGCGGGCAGTCCTCCGCCAACGACATCAATGTCGTGCTCATCGGCATGGGCTCGCAGGGCCGGGTGTTGCTCGACTCGCTGCTCAATATACCCGGGCTGAACTTTCGCGCGGTTTGCGACATCTGGGAGCTCTCACGCCGCTACGGTGTCAATCGGCTCAAAAAAGCCGGTTTCGATCCCGCGGGTTACGAGAACATCGAAGACCTGCTTGCGACCGAGAAGGACATCGATGTCGCCATCATCGCGACGCCCGACTTCTGGCACGCTCCGCACACCAACGCCTGCCTCAAGGCCGGGATGGATGTGTATTGCGAGAAGATGATGGCACACACGGTCGAGTCGGCCCGCACCATGGTGCAGACCATGCGCGAGACCGGAAAACTCCTCCAGATCGGCCACCAGCGCCGCAGCAATCCGCGTTACCTGCATGCGCTGAACAACATCATCAACAAGGCGCACATCCCGGGTCGGATCACCAACATCAACGGCCAGTGGAACCGCGCCGTGTCGGAGGACCTCGGCTGGCCCAAGCGCTATGAGATGCCGCTCGAAACGCTGCAGCGCTACGGCTTCAAGGACATGCACCAGTTCCGCAACTGGCGGTGGTTCAAGGATCTCTCCGGCGGTCCCATCTCGGACCTCGGGGCTCACCAGATCGACATCTTCAACTGGTTTCTCGGCACGAACCCGAAGAGCGTCATGGCCTCGGGCGGGGCGGATTACTACACCACGCACGAATGGTATGACAACGTCATGGCCGTCTTCGAATACGACACCGCGCAGGGGCCGGTCCGCGCCTTCTACCAGGTGCTCACGACCACCAGCGCGGGCGGCGGCTACTTCGAACAATTCATGGGCGACGAAGGTTCGGTGAAAATCTCCGAAAACCCGACGCTCACCAAAGTCTACCGCGAGGACCGTGCGCCCGACTGGGACAAGTGGATCGAGCTCAATTACCTGCGCCGCTCCGCCGCCGCCCCGGAAGCGAAGAAAGCCGCGACGGTCGATGTGCGCGAAACGGCGCCGCTCGTCGCCTTCGACCTGCCGGTGGTATTGGACAAACCGTTGCACCAGCCGCATCTGGAAAACTTTTTCGGAGCGGTGCGGGGCCAGAACAAGCTCACCTGCGATGCCGCCCACGCCTTTGAAAGCGAAGCCGCCATCTTCAAGGTCAACCCCGCCGTCGCCGCCCGCCAAACCCTCGAATTCACCCCGGCCGACTTCACCGCCTGACCGGCCGACGCCCTGCTCAATTGGCCCACTAAATCACCCGAAATTATACGAAAGAGATTCTTAATCTCCGGTTGGTTTTGGTGTTATTTCGGGTGATTTAGTGGGACCTGCTTTTTATTATGAAATACCTGTCACTTCTCATTCTTTCCACGGCGAGTGTCGCCGTGGCCGCCGATTCCAAGGTGCTCGAGCTGGAGTATCCGCCACCCAAGGTCACCAGCACGCCGGCGCCGATCAAGCTGCCCAATCTGGAGACGCCCAATAAAAAGGCTCCGGCGATCAATGTGCCGGCCGACGTGACCAATCTCGCGGCCGGCAAGGCGGTCACGTCCTCCGATCCGTGGCCGATCATCGGCGAAATGGATATGGTCACCGACGGCGACAAGGAGTCCGAGGACGGTTACTACGTCGAACTCGGCGAGGGGTTGCAGTGGGTGCAGATCGATCTCGAAGAAACGGCGGAGATTTACGGCATCGGACTGTGGCACTACCACGCCCAGCCGCGCGCCTACCTCGATGTGGTGGTGCAGGTGTCCGACGACCCCGAATTCGCCACCGGTGTGACCACGCTGTTCAACAACGATCACGACGACTCCTCGGGTTTCGGCCGCGGCAAGGATCCGGCGTATTTGGAGAAGAACTACGGCCGGCTCATCCCGGGCAACCAGGCCAAGGGCCGTTACGTGCGCATCAACTCCAACGGCAACACCAGCGACGGACTCAATCACTACATTGAGGTCGAGGTGTGGGGCCGATGAAGATGTCACGCCTCCTGATCGCGGGCTGGATCGGCGGCGCGGGGATCGCGCTGGCCGCGACCGCGCAGGATGAGCGTCCGCCGGCCAGTTACACCAACTACTACACCCCGCAGCCCCCGGTCGTGGCCGCGCCGGCCGGCGGGGTGCCGTCCGATGCCATCGTGTTGTTCGATGGCTCCGGCTTTGCGGCGTGGGAATCGAT is from Synoicihabitans lomoniglobus and encodes:
- a CDS encoding Gfo/Idh/MocA family oxidoreductase — translated: MNSSPLASPAPWSRRGFLKTGLAAGGMVIAAPSIMRGQSSANDINVVLIGMGSQGRVLLDSLLNIPGLNFRAVCDIWELSRRYGVNRLKKAGFDPAGYENIEDLLATEKDIDVAIIATPDFWHAPHTNACLKAGMDVYCEKMMAHTVESARTMVQTMRETGKLLQIGHQRRSNPRYLHALNNIINKAHIPGRITNINGQWNRAVSEDLGWPKRYEMPLETLQRYGFKDMHQFRNWRWFKDLSGGPISDLGAHQIDIFNWFLGTNPKSVMASGGADYYTTHEWYDNVMAVFEYDTAQGPVRAFYQVLTTTSAGGGYFEQFMGDEGSVKISENPTLTKVYREDRAPDWDKWIELNYLRRSAAAPEAKKAATVDVRETAPLVAFDLPVVLDKPLHQPHLENFFGAVRGQNKLTCDAAHAFESEAAIFKVNPAVAARQTLEFTPADFTA